The DNA sequence ACTATGAAGAAGAGGTACATACGGCACTTAACAAACGCGTTGCTATCATTGAACCTGTATCAGTCGCTGTGTTATCCATTATGATCGGAAGTATACTAATATCTGTTATGATTCCGCTTATGGGCATTATGTCATCTATAGGGTAGATAGGAGGATGCGATGAAAAAGCGTGGGCTAAAAGAAAGTATGCTGGCGGTTATCATTTTTGTTATTGCAGCAAGTATCATATACATAGGCATTCTAAATACTTTAGAATGCGCAAGAGAGGAACAAATGCACTTTCTTCAAAAGGCTCTTAAACGCTCGGCCATTCAGTGCTATGCGATAGAAGGGATGTATCCTCCTGATGTTAAATATTTAGAAGACCACTATGGCTTAGTGATTGACCATAAACGCTATATTGTACATTATGAAGTATTTGCGTCAAATATTATGCCAGATATGACTGTTTTTGAGAAAGCAGGAGGTGAATAAACTTGAAAGCTGCTTCCAACATTTTATTTGTACTAGGACTGCTTCTTGTGTTTGTTGTATCAGCTTTTATGTTAGTTTTAATAGGGGCAGATGCTTATAAAAAGATAACACGGGATATGGAGAGTAATTTTGAAAGACGTACCCCCATTTCATATATAGCAGCTAAAATAAGAGGTGCAGATCAAAAGGGGCAAGTGTCGATTGTGCCTAAAGAAGGATACGATGTACTTGTTCTTGGACAAACCATAGAGGGTGTAGACTATGAGACTTGGATCTATGCATACGAAGGGCAACTCTATGAAGCTTTTATTG is a window from the Cellulosilyticum sp. I15G10I2 genome containing:
- a CDS encoding DUF4860 domain-containing protein, which gives rise to MKAASNILFVLGLLLVFVVSAFMLVLIGADAYKKITRDMESNFERRTPISYIAAKIRGADQKGQVSIVPKEGYDVLVLGQTIEGVDYETWIYAYEGQLYEAFIEKGTPIALADGMGMIEIQGLKMEELQERLLRFETMDHLGKTLELVISLRSELKEVSVTSKGGS